Sequence from the Lepisosteus oculatus isolate fLepOcu1 chromosome 13, fLepOcu1.hap2, whole genome shotgun sequence genome:
GAGTAACAGCaagattgttttcttttgtgaatAAAAGGTACAGACCATGCTGGGATCCACAGGATGTTCTTTAcgattgatttaaaaaacacagtctACATGAAAATAATAGTTCCAGTTAAAATATTTCTATACAGTCTTCCAGAAGTTGCAAAATTACTGATGtacttcagaaatattttttaaacatgtacAGCACATATACGTTGATAACAGtccaaatgaaaaataacaaaaaaaaacagcatatttAGTCAATTGTTTTTCCCTTGTATTGCTTGTCTGCATAAGGATATCAGCTAcatatgtcaatattattattgttaataataataatgatgaaaatAGACCAGCACTGAATTCAAAATCTTTGTTGCGATCCCTGTTGCAGAAACAACAAGTTTTTTCCATATAATTTAGAATAAAATTTTGTAGCTTTTACAGTGGACGTAAACAGGGATCAATGCACTCTGCATCTGTGTTTGTTGTTTCAATGACTCGATTCCCTgcatgtgtttctgtgtgtttcaCTCTGTGAATCCTCTGATGGTGTCTCTGGCTGTCAGGTTGAAGCCGGGAGTGGTGAAGGAGTGTATCCATCAGGTCCTGAAGGCGGAGCTGGCGAGCCGGCAGTTCGACCCTGAGGAGGTGCCCGTGCTCACCCGCTCCCTGTCGGACTCCATCAAGGACAGGGTCAAAGGTCAGCACCCTGCTTTCAAATGCTGCGATCTCATTTGGAAGCCGAAGCTGGATAGATCAATGAACCTATTTATTAATCTGTTAATTAATTGAAACCATATTTATATTTGTCTTCATTTAATTCCTTTAACAGTGCTATTCTATAATGTCTGATTGAAATCTGATGGATTTTGAAGCTGTCTGATATCTCGGTCAGTCAATACATCGAGATTTATATCCTCTCAGTTTGTGCGCTTTGGTGTTTAAAAATGTAGGAGATTTTACTGTGTTGTAATGTGATTTGCCTGTTTGTTTTTACAAGGCGAGTGTGAATGGCTGTGGATCCTACTGCAGGGGAAGAGAAAGAAGGTTTCTCATAGCCCTTGTGCTTGGTCGAATTCTGTATACAACAAATCTCCCTTTTACTTTGGACATTCCAGTTCATACTGGGATTGAGGCTCTGGAAATGTTTGGCCTTCACtcttgtattgtactgtattgtgtCCGGGGCAAGTGGACAGCCGACTGGATActagaaaactaaaataattaaagtaaaatacaCCTCTCTCCTTTATAATAGTCTTTTCTTACATAACACCTGTCCTTCTCTAGGAATGAATTTTCTCCAGTTTATAACTGTCCTTGaatcatggctgggtagcttgttccagactcccagaaACCTTTGGTAGAATGGTGCCTTCTAATCTCACTTCCAAGTGCTCTTACTCTTAGTTACCACTGTgtgctctggtttgtgttttactgttgGAAAAAGTCCTTTCTATTGCCTTGGCGCTTTGGAGCCTTGGAAAAAGTTGAATACTAATATCTGATTCCCTCATAGTGTTCCctgtttaaaactaaaaacagcCCATTGTTTTGCCCTGTTGAATTAGAACATTCTTTTAAGCCCAGCAACTCCTCAGGTCATTCTTCTCCTTGATCAATATATTATCACAATGTTATTGTAATTTAATAATTGAGTaggctttttgcatcttttaactTTTTCCAGGTTGTGACAACGTGGGATTTACCCCAAAGTCCCAATTAATGAATACGGCTCTTGGGTGCTCTCATTTCAATTTTGTTAATATCTTTAAAAAGATGCATTGTAAATTTGTATCATGTTACCCTTCCACGCACTTCGTAATTagagagaggtgtgtgtgtgtcttgtctTGCACAGAGATGGGCTTCGACAGGTACAAGCTGGTGGTACAGGTGGTGATTGGAGAGCAGCGAGGAGAGGGTGTCAAGTGAGTGACTTACCTAACCTGTCTTCACTCCGAGCCAAGGACTGTCTGTCTTCAAACGCGAGAAACACTGTAAAGGCACCCCTGCCTCTTCCACACCACTCACCTGCAAATCTGTGCAGTGCACCAGGGAGAAAGCTGTAGGGCTCGAGGCAGCTGGCTGCCCAAACAATGGCAGTAGCTTGGGAACAGAATGACAGTTCATACAAGCATATTGAGTGGAATAGTAGCAAGACAGCGAACAGTGAAAGAAAAGTAACAATGACACTTTTGTCATTGTGGCCTCATTGTAATAGATTAAATAGTCATTTaatggtaatttaagtaggaCATTTGAATTTTCATGAAAGGTGAAGTGAATGAAATGACCCCCCAGCGGTGATTCTGTACGGAGCGCTCAGTTTTGTCTTGCCTGGCTTGCATGGCAGGATGGCTGCACGCTGCTTCTGGGATGAAGACACAGACAGCTATGCCCAAGATGTCTTCATGAATGTGAGTTCTTTCAGTGAGTTGAGATATAACAATAATTAAAGCTTATGTGGATTTTATTGCAATGActcctataataataataataataataataataataataataattgcttacatttatatagcgcttttctggacactccactcaaagcgctttacaggtaatggggactcccctccaccaccaccaatgtgcagcatccacctggatgatcctATGTGTGGTACTATCTGGGGAACAGTAATTACTGCTTGGCCCTGCATATAGTATGGATTTGTTTTGATGTGCCTAAATCTGGGAATGCTCAGACCTATCTGTCCAGATTCTTCCCCATTGCTGAAAGCTGTACTTCACTCTGTGCTACCGTGGTGTACCATAGTAAACTGTAATCATTATTTAACCGATGGCTTTGATGTcccctctctgtctcctctcaGGACAGCCTGTTCTGTGTGGCTGCTGTATTTGGCTGCTTCTATTACTGACAAGACAGCAGAGCGAGGATAGCCGCAGACACCAGACTGCAGACGACCTCAGAGCACTGTGGAAACTGTACATCCTAACTGTGCGGCTTGTCAGCATGCAGTTACAAAGTACTGTTTAACCTGACAGTCAGAATACTCCACATTGTGTGGTCTCATCCTCATTATTTTTGTGTTCTACCCTGTAttgcaatatttgtttttgtaaatttaaCACTGTTTGTATAGAATTGTGAAGCTGTACAGTAAAACAGATCTCATGGTAAAACTGTCTCACTGCTCTTCAAGTCCACATTCATGAGAAGCTTTGATCTGAAGATCTGGGTTTGTAATCTTGACTGTCTCATCGTCCtctgtggtgctgtgtgtgcagGGAGAGGTGCCATTACTCCATTGGGTCTTGTGACACCGTTCTCTATGCCTACGCCCAAAGCACTTGGTGCATAATAAACCATATTTTGAATTTCAGTTCACGTGTCCAGCGTATCGGAGAACATGCTGTAAGCCTTTCAATATTCGCAGTTATGTGGCCCTCTGGCCGGCAGGTGGCAGCAGGTGTTCCGTGCGCTGCTGGAGGAAGTCTCTCTGATTGACATACGTCACATCCGTAGAGGGTGTAGGTTGGCTGTAGTTTCCTGTGTAACTGTCAGGCCAGCTGTGGTGCTGTGCCTTTGTATAAATTATATTGTAAACCCGAGTTTGTTAGTGAGATCAACACTCCCCGAATATTTAGGGGCTCCCCTAAATATCAGAGGACACGCACGCAGCACCGCCGAGACTGACAGGCTCTCCGGGCAGTGTGGACACACGGACACCAGGAGTGAACAGGACTTCAGTCCCGGGAGAGGCGGATCGCTACAGCCAGACAGGACACAGGTTAGTGAGTTCAATTACTTTTCCGTCTCCCTACTGGCACTTGTTGAGAACACGGAGGGTTTG
This genomic interval carries:
- the dynlt2b gene encoding dynein light chain Tctex-type protein 2B isoform X2, producing MASGDVAEAVENSYIIRPNYQHKLKPGVVKECIHQVLKAELASRQFDPEEVPVLTRSLSDSIKDRVKEMGFDRYKLVVQVVIGEQRGEGVKMAARCFWDEDTDSYAQDVFMNPVLCGCCIWLLLLLTRQQSEDSRRHQTADDLRALWKLYILTVRLVSMQLQSTV
- the dynlt2b gene encoding dynein light chain Tctex-type protein 2B isoform X1, with product MASGDVAEAVENSYIIRPNYQHKLKPGVVKECIHQVLKAELASRQFDPEEVPVLTRSLSDSIKDRVKEMGFDRYKLVVQVVIGEQRGEGVKMAARCFWDEDTDSYAQDVFMNVSSFRQPVLCGCCIWLLLLLTRQQSEDSRRHQTADDLRALWKLYILTVRLVSMQLQSTV
- the dynlt2b gene encoding dynein light chain Tctex-type protein 2B isoform X3 — encoded protein: MASGDVAEAVENSYIIRPNYQHKLKPGVVKECIHQVLKAELASRQFDPEEVPVLTRSLSDSIKDRVKEMGFDRYKLVVQVVIGEQRGEGVKMAARCFWDEDTDSYAQDVFMNDSLFCVAAVFGCFYY